CCGACGCCGGCATCGCCCGGGAACAGGTGGACTACGTGAACCTCCACGGCACCTCGACGCAGCTCAACGACCGCATCGAGACGCGCGCGCTCAAGCTGGTGCTGAATTCGCGCGCCGCCCAGACGCCGATGTCCGCGCTTAAGTCACAGATCGGCCACCCCCAGGGCGCATGCGGCGCCGCCGGCGTCGCCGCCACCCTGGTCGCGATGCGCCACGAGCAGCTCCCGCCCACCCTCAACCTCGACCAGCCCGACCCGGAGTGCGACCTCGACTACGTCCCCGCCCCGGGCCGCAAGCACGCCATCGAGCACGCGGTGTGCAACTGCATCGCCTTCGGCTCCAAGAACTCCGCGCTCGTCCTGCGCCGGTTAGTCTAGCCACGGCACTGTTCCGAAAACAGAACAAGAAACACTTTGCCTGCACACCGCAGCGGGGCTGTGCTTAAATCCGCGCATCATGAAGCGCTTATTCGTACTTTCCCTTCTTCTTCTCGCCTTCCCTGCGGCTTTCGCGCAAGAGAGCACCCTCGCCAAGCTGTATGTCGTCCGACTGCAGCGCACCACGCCCTATGAGAGCGTGTGCGCCCTGGTGCGCGCCGACGGCAGCTATCGCTTGGAAGAGACGCACCAGAAGCGCGTCTTCGAGGGTCTGCTGTTGAGCGACGCTCTAGCCACTCTGCGCAAGGCGCTCAACGACCCGGCGATGGTCTCGCTCTCCCAGGCGCAGATCGAGATGCCGAACATCGAAGCGGCAAGCTTCGACCACATGCAGGTCACGATCGCGCGCGACAACGGCTGGCAGGACCTGCGGTTCCGCAGTCCGGATCGCAAGCCGGCGAAGGACCAGGTGGAAGCCCTGCAGGATTTCCTCGGTGATCTGCGCAAGGTGCCGAAGGCCCGCCTCGCCGATAGCGACGCCAACGACTGCATCCCCCCGCCCGCCGTCATCAAGCGACCGGTCACAGTGGCCGCCGGCGTTCCGGCGATTCAGCGGCCCGCGATGAGCTGGGTCGTGTGGCTGAGGCAGAACCACACCACGGATGACCTCAATTCGTTCTCGATGCGCGCCGAGCGCAAGTGCATCCTCGTCACCGAGGACGGCACCTTTCGTTACGAAAAGACGAGCCAGGTGAGCGGAAGCAAGATCGAGGGCAAGGCTTACCAGGGCAAACTACCGGACGAAAGCGTCCAGCGGCTGCAAGCGATTCTGGCGGATCCGCAACTGGTAAATGCGCAGAACGGCGAGCAACCAGACGCACTCACGTATCAGGGCGACATGGACGGCCTCGATGTGGATGTTCCCCGCAGCGAAGGCCACCAGATCCTGCGTACGCGCGTCGTCACCGGCGTCTCAACGAAGAACAACCGGCAACTTGGCGCCGGTGGCTTCGTGCACCGCAACTACGCCTTTGGGCCGATCAAACAGTTGAAACCCCTGGAATCGTGGTTCCATAGCGCCGAGAAACTGAAGATGCAGCAGATCAAGGGCGCCGTGCTCAATGACTGCAAGAGCGTCACGGTGGGACCATAGGTCCTCGCGGTTCAACCTTTTTCGCATCCCAACGCCATCCGCGCGCGTCTGTAGAATGTTACCCAGCGCATGGCCGAATCCCACCACGACGAAGAAGTCCTCGGAAAAGCCTACGACGCGCGGCTGATGAAGCGCCTGCTCGGCTACCTGCGGCCTTATCGCTGGCAGGTCGCCCTGGCGCTCGGCTCCATCGTCATCAAGGCCGCGGCCGACGTCCTCGGTCCCGTCCTCACCATGATCGCCGTCGACCGCTACCTCGGCGGCCGTCTCGGCCAGGGCGCCGGCTATCGCTGGATCTTCACCCGCATCACCGATCTCCTCAGCTCCGAGCCGCTGGTCGGAGTCGCCCAGATCGCCGGCGTCTACGTCGGGCTGCTCGCGCTCAGCTTCGTCCTGGAATATCTCCAGACCTACTACATGCAGTGGGTCGGCCAGATGGCGATGTTCGACCTCCGCAGCCAGATCTACCGCCACCTGCAGCGCATGCACGTCGGCTTCTACGACCGCAATCCCGTCGGCCGCCTGGTCACCCGCGTCACCTCCGACGTCGACGCCCTCAACGAGATGTTCACTGCCGGCGTCGTCTCCATCTTTGAAGACATCTTCGTGCTTATCGGCATCGTCGCCATCATGCTCTTCATCGACTGGCGGCTGGCGCTCATCGCCTTCTCCGTGCTGCCGCTCATCTTTGTCGCCACTTTGATCTTCCGCAAGTTCGTGCGCGACAGCTACCGCCGCATCCGCACCGCCATCGCCCGCATCAACGCCTACCTCCAGGAGCACGTCTCCGGCATCGTCGTCCTCCAGCTGTTCAACCGCGAAGACCGCTCCTACCGCGAGTTCGAGCAGGTCAACCGCCAGCACATGGACGCTTTCAAGGACGCCATCCTCGCCCACGCCATCTACTACCCCGTGGTCGAAATCCTCTCCGCCACCGCCATCGCCAGCGTCATCTGGTTCGGCGGCTTGCAGACCTTCACCGGCGCCGTCGGCATCGGCATCCTCGTCGGCTTCATGCAGTACGCCCAGCGCTTCTTCCGCCCCATCCAGGACCTGAGCGAGAAGTACAACATCCTGCAATCCGCCATGGCCTCGAGCGAGCGCATCTTCAAGCTGCTCGACACGCCGGCGGCGATCGTCTCGCCTGCGCAGCCCAGGCAGCCCGAAGGGCCCGGCCGCATCACCTTCGAGAACGTGTGGTTCGCCTACGGCACGAACAAGGAGACCGGCGAGCCCGACTGGGTCCTGCGCGACGTGAGCTTTGCCATCGAGCCGGGCGAGACCGTCGCCATCGTCGGACACACCGGCGCCGGCAAGACCACCATCATCTCCCTGCTGCTGCGCTTCTACGACGTCCAGCAGGGCGCGGTGAAGCTCGATGGCGTCGACGTCCGCGAGCTCGACCTCTCCGCGCTCCGCCGCCGCTTCGGCGTCGTGCTGCAGGACCCGTTCCTGTTCACCGGCACCATCGCGCAGAACATCCGGCTCGGCTCCGAGTGGATCACCGACGAGCGCATCGCGCGCGCCGCCGAAGAAGTCAACGTCGCCGACTTCATCCGCACGCTTCCCGCCGGATTCCAGGAGCAGATGCGCGAGCGCGGCTCCAACCTCTCGACCGGGCAGAAGCAGCTCATCAGCTTCGCGCGCGCCCTCGCCCACGACCCCAGCATCCTGGTGCTCGACGAGGCCACCTCCTCGGTCGACACCGAGACCGAGTTCCGCGTGCGCGACGCGCTCTCCCGCATGGTCGAGGGACGCACCTCGGTCATCGTCGCGCACCGCCTCTCCACCATCCAGCGCGCCGACAAGATCATCGTGATGCACAAGGGCAAGGTGCGCGAGGTCGGCTCGCACCAGCAGCTGCTCGCGCAGCGCGGTATATACTGGAAGCTCTACCAGCTCCAGTACAAGGACCAGGAAGTGCCTCCGCCGGTCGCGCGGCCGGATGTCTCCGTCAGCGCCGACGACTAGCGCGGGCCTCCGCGCCCATGCCGCGACTCGCCACTCTGGCCTTTATCTTCGCGCTCTCCGGCGCGCTCGCCGCTCAGGCTCCCGGGACCATCAAGGAATACAACGACCCCGACGCGCCCGCGCCCGTCGCTGACCCTGCGCCCGCGGCGCAGCCGCAGGCCGAGCAGAAGCCTGCGGAAAAGAAGATTCGCGACTACAGCGACGCTCCCGCGCCCGTTGCTCCCGAGCCCGCGAAGCCCGCGGCTCCCGCCGCCAAGCCACTTCCTGCGCAGCTCTCCGCCCGCGAGGCCGAGATGCGCGCCGTCGCCGAGCGCTTTGCTCCCGTGCTGCATCACCGCATGGCCGGCAACGCCGACCAGCACCGCTTCGACTGGCCCACCTCCTTCGACTTCGACAAGGACTGGGTCGGCAACAACAACTGGGAACACGCCGCCGACCCGCAGTTCAAGCTCTGGTGCTACGTCTATTACTCCGTCATCGAGAGCGAGGACCATTACTTCATCCACTACGCGCTCTTCCACCCGCGCGACTGGTCCGTGGTCGAGCCCTCCTACTCCGGCGTGCTCGACACCATCCAGGAACAGTACAAGCAGATCATGGGTCAGAAGACGCGCGAGGAGGTCGAGTTCAACCACGAGAACGACCTCGAGGGCGCCCTCGTCATCGTGGACAAGTGGGCGCAAGGCGGGCCGCGCGTCGTCGCGCTCGAGACCGTCGCGCACAATCACCTGCTGCGCTCCATCGCCGACGACGCCGCCGGCCTCCGGCTCACCAACTCGCAGGAGCCCATCCCGCTGCTCACCGAGGAGGGTCGCCCCATCCTCTACGTCGAATCGCAGAAGCACGGCATCCACCCGCTGACCAGCGAGGTCTCCGAGCCCGACAACCCCATCGTCGTTCTGCGCTACGGGAAGGCGGTGGAGTTCTCCCAGGCCAAGGGCGCGACCGAATCCACCTACGAGCTTGTTTCCTTGCCCAAGACCATCTGGGTGCAGGCGAAGAAAGCCACCGAGCCCAACACCACCTTCGGCACCACGTTCGATTTCGGCGACAGCTTCTGCAAGGTGGAAGGCGCGCAGCGGCCCGCGTGCGAACTCGGACCCATCGGCGACGCCTTCCTCGGCGCCTACGGCCGTCCCAACTCCGCGCACGGTCCCTGGGGCTGGGTGGACAACGACGACAAGCAACTGCCGCAGGGCGCCTGGTTCTTCGACCCCATCTTCATCCTCAAGCGCCACTTCGGCCTGTTCGACACGCGCGAGCGCTACCTCTACAACCCCTACCTCGGCATCGACCGCGACACCGTCCGGGCGCCCGCCCACAGCGAATGACATCCCCAACGGAGTTGTAGCGCGCTCGCCGTCGAGCGCGCAGCGTCGGCCGAAGCAGAAGATTAGGACAGCCCGAAGGGCGGCATTCGT
This genomic stretch from Terriglobales bacterium harbors:
- a CDS encoding ABC transporter ATP-binding protein; this encodes MAESHHDEEVLGKAYDARLMKRLLGYLRPYRWQVALALGSIVIKAAADVLGPVLTMIAVDRYLGGRLGQGAGYRWIFTRITDLLSSEPLVGVAQIAGVYVGLLALSFVLEYLQTYYMQWVGQMAMFDLRSQIYRHLQRMHVGFYDRNPVGRLVTRVTSDVDALNEMFTAGVVSIFEDIFVLIGIVAIMLFIDWRLALIAFSVLPLIFVATLIFRKFVRDSYRRIRTAIARINAYLQEHVSGIVVLQLFNREDRSYREFEQVNRQHMDAFKDAILAHAIYYPVVEILSATAIASVIWFGGLQTFTGAVGIGILVGFMQYAQRFFRPIQDLSEKYNILQSAMASSERIFKLLDTPAAIVSPAQPRQPEGPGRITFENVWFAYGTNKETGEPDWVLRDVSFAIEPGETVAIVGHTGAGKTTIISLLLRFYDVQQGAVKLDGVDVRELDLSALRRRFGVVLQDPFLFTGTIAQNIRLGSEWITDERIARAAEEVNVADFIRTLPAGFQEQMRERGSNLSTGQKQLISFARALAHDPSILVLDEATSSVDTETEFRVRDALSRMVEGRTSVIVAHRLSTIQRADKIIVMHKGKVREVGSHQQLLAQRGIYWKLYQLQYKDQEVPPPVARPDVSVSADD